A window of Planctomycetota bacterium genomic DNA:
AAACGACGAATGATGAACAAGGAACGCCGAACCGCAGAAGGATGAAGGAACGACCGAACGGCCGACTACGGCCGGTCGTTTGGCTTTTCCCTTCGGCGTTCTGCGGTTCCTTGTTCGGTATTCGTCGTTTCTCCCCCACCCTCACCCCGTCCCTCTCCCATCAAGGGAGAGGGAGCACCAACGGATGTTTTCAACAGAACACACGCCGAGAGTTGTCTTGGGGTCAGGCCAGGAGGGCGGTGGGGGCGGATTCGCCCGTCCGCCGGCGGATGAGCCAGTCCAGGAGGAGGTAGAGCGGAACGGCGACGAGCGGCGCAGCCGCCGGCACGATGGCGGTGAGCGTCTTGTCGCCGAGGTCGGCATGCCGGGTGAACGCCCAGGCAAGGTGGCCGACGGCCGTGAGGACGACGGCGCTCAGGGCGCCCCATTGTCCTCGCAGAATGTACGCGCCGCCGAGGGCCGCGGCCGCGAGGACGGGCGGATAGGCGAGCCAGGGCGCCTCCGCCACGTCGCCGGGCGGGTCGGCCCCGGCCGCCAGCACCATGGCGACGGCGGCGACGGCCCACGCGGCCGCGAGGCCCGCCAGTCCGTGCGAACCGGTGTGGAAGATCGGGGGCGACGAGGGCGGCGCGACGAGCCGCGAAAGGCCCAGCACCGCGGCCGCCACCAAGAGGAACCCCATCGAAGCCGCTACCGCTGCGGTCCAGGGCCAACCCTCCGAACCGAAGAGGGGCGGCGCCTTCGCGAGCACCGGCAGACGCCAGAGGAGGCCCGCCAGAAGAACGGTCCACAGGGCGCTCGCAATCCGGCCGTACCACGTCACGAGCGTGCTGACGACGGCGACGCCGGCCGCCAGACCGCAGAGGATCAGCATCCGAAGCCAGGGGTCGCCGGCGAAGGCCCAGGGATTGGTGCGCATCGCGGCGGCGGCGACGAACAGGACGGGCAGCGCGAGGTCCAGCCTCCGGCAGGCGAGCACCAGGCCCATGGCGGCCGACACGGGAAGGAGCGCGACGGCGAGCGTCTCGGCGTTGAGGTCCGGCAGGGACCCGTGGGCCGACCCGAGGGCCGTCACCGCGATCACCAGCGCCGCGTTCGCGCCGAGGATGACGAGGATGCGGACGATCCGTCCGGTGGTCGGCGCGACGGAAGGTTCCCGATCCGGCGCCCCCGTCGGTGGTGTGCCCATGGAAACTCCCCTGTGCCGCGTGTACGATAGCCGCACGCCGGGCGCGAATCAAGACGAATTGCAGCGGAACGCCGGCCGCACACCGCTTGCGGCTTAGCGGCCGTCCCGACGCCGCGCGACGGCGGACAGCGAGGAGAGTGAACGTGAAAAGGTGGATGGGTCTGATCTTGCTGGCGCTGGTATGGTTCGTGCCGTCGTGCCGGGCGGAGGAACCGCCTCCGGCCGCACCGTCGGCGGCCGAAGCGCCGCGAGACGAACCTCCTGCCGCTCGTGCCGAGATGGCCCCCGCTGCGCCCGAGACCGTCGCCGGCGAAGCGGACCCCTTCGCCGAGCACCTGCGGGCGCTCCAGGCGAAGATGCCGGAGGGGTTCACCATTGTTCCCGAGTCGCCGTTTGTGGTCATCGGTGATGAAGCGCCCGACGTGGTCCGCGCCCGGGCCGAGCAGACCGTCCGCTGGGCCGTCCAGCGCCTGAAAGCCCTTTACTTCGAGAAGGACCCGGAAAAAATCCTCGACATCTGGCTCTTCAAGGACGATGCGAGTTACGAGCGGCACGCGCGCGAGATTTTCGGCGACGACCCGACGACGCCGTTCGGTTACTTCTCGCAGACCCACGGGGCCCTCATCATGAACATCCGGACGGGCGGCGGGACGCTCGTCCACGAACTCGTTCACCCGTTCATGGCGGCGAACTTCCCGGAGTGCCCGGCGTGGTTCAACGAAGGACTCGGCAGCCTGTACGAGCAGTCGGCCGAGCGCGACGGGCAAATCGTCGGCCTCACGAACTGGCGCCTCAAGGGGCTTCAGGAAACCATCCGGGCGGGCAAGGCGCCCTCCTTCAAGACCCTGACGGCCACGAGCGATTACCAGTTCTACAACGAGGACAAAGGGACCCACTACGCCGAGGCGCGGTACCTCTGCTACTGGCTCCAGGAGCAAGGGCTCCTCGCGAAGTTTTACCGCGAGTTCCGGGCCGGCGCGAAGGACGATCCCACGGGCTACGAGACGCTGAAGCGCATCCTGGGGGAAGAGGACATGGACGCGTTCAAGAAACGGTGGGAAGCGTTCGTCCTGGCACTGCGCTTCCCGTGATGGGCTGCTGCCGTTTCCGGAAACGAACCGCCGCGTTTGCCTGTGCCACCCAATGGATTCTTTTCTGCAATCGCTACGAGGCTTTCGCGGGCGGTGTCAGAGAATCCTGGCGCACCCCCGGCGGGCCCGGGTGTGGGTGTGTCCGTTTTTCGTGGCACGGCTTTGATGCGGAGCCGTCTTGAGGCGGCTTCAGCCGCCTTTGCGCCGCGCGAGCGGCGAGTAGACCGGGGCTTTTAGCCCCGGTTCGCAAGCGTGCCAAGACCTGATGTTTTTTTCTTTTCCCTCTCCGCCCCGCTTTCAGCGGGGCGGAGAGGGAAAAGAAAAAGGGAAGGGAAGGTGGCGGCCGGTCACCCCGCCATAAAATGGCGGGGCTAAACCCCGCGAAAGCGGGGCAAAGGCCCATGAATGGGCCTAACAGCCACTGCCACGATCCGCGGCCACACCACGGCGGGCGGGAAGCCCGGAATACGATTGCACGGCGCGCCGGCGGGGGTAGTATGTCGGCTCGTCTTTTTCATGTGCATCCCGACGGCTAGGGGGACGCTATGCTCGGACGAGTCCTTTCGGTCGGCGTCTTCGGCATCGACGGATACCTCGTCGAGGTGGAGTTCGACGTCCGCCAGGGCTTGCCGGCGATCGTCGTCGTCGGTCTGCCGGACGCCGCCGTCAAGGAATCGAAGGACCGCGTCGCCACGGCCCTGAAGAACTCCGGCTACCGCTGGCCGGGCGACGGGCGGATCACCATCAACCTCGCCCCCGCTGACACCAAGAAGGAAGGGCCGGCGTTCGACCTTGCGCTCGCACTCGGGGCCCTCTCGGCCACGGGGCAACTCCTCTCGGATCGCCTCAAGGACTACGCCGTCGTCGGGGAACTCGCGCTCGACGGGTCGGTCCGGTCGGTCAAGGGGGCGCTGGCGATGGCCCTGACGGCCCGCGAGGAAGGCCTCAAGGGCCTGGTGCTTCCGGCCGACAACGCGCGCGAGGCGGCGGTGGTCTCCGGCCTCCAGGTCGTTCCCGTCAAGGCCCTCGCCCAGGCCGTCGGGTTTCTGGCGGGCGACCTGGAGATCGAGCCCTCGGCGGTGGACCTCGAGGCCGTCTTCGAGGACTCCCGGCGCGACGACGTGGACTTCTCCGACGTGCGCGGCCAGGAACACGCGAAGCGCGCCCTGACGGTCGCCGCGGCGGGCGGGCACAACGTCCTCATGATCGGCCCGCCGGGGGCCGGCAAGACGATGCTCGCGCGCCGGCTGCCGACGATCCTGCCGATGCTGGACATCGAGGAATCGCTCGAGACGACGCGGATCTATTCGAGCCTCGGCCTCCTGGGCCGCGGCCAGTCGATCATCGCGACGCGGCCCTTCCGCTCGCCGCACCACACGACGAGCGAAGCGGGCCTCGTGGGCGGCGGGAGCGTCCCCGCGCCGGGCGAGGTGAGCCTGGCGCACCACGGCGTGCTGTTTCTGGACGAGTTGCCCGAATTCAACCGCCACACGCTGGAGGTCCTCCGGCAACCGCTGGAGGACGGCTTCGTGACCATCAGCCGGGCCCAGGCCAGCCTGACGTTCCCCGCGCAGATTATGCTGGTGGCGGCCCTGAACCCGTGCCCTTGCGGATACCTGACGGACCCGAAGCGTGAGTGCCACTGCACGCCCCGCCAGGTGCAGAACTACATGGGGAAAATCAGCGGGCCGCTCCTCGACCGCATCGACATTCACCTGGACGTGCCGAGCGTGCCGTACCGCGAACTCCGCGCCAAGTCCGACGGCTCGACGAGCGCTCAGATGCGCGAACAGGTGTCGCGTGCCCGCGCGGTCCAGTCGCGGCGGTTCGGCGGTGACGCGCGGATGACCAACGCCCGCATGAGCCATCGGCAGGTCAAGAAGTTCTGCGCCCTGGACGACGCGGGCGAAAGTTTGCTCAAGCAGGCGATGGTGGAGATGGGCCTCTCGGCCCGGGCGCACGATAAGATTCTTCGGACCGCCCGCACGATCGCGGATTTGGAAGAGGCGCCGGACGTGACCGCAACGCACCTGGCCGAAGCCGTCCAGTACCGCCGGCTGGACCGGAACCTTTTTGCGTGAGGGACGGAGGGTTTGCCCCGCGCGCGGCGAAGCATTATAATAGCATTGGAAACCCAAGGAGGGCGAGCCATGCCCAAG
This region includes:
- a CDS encoding YifB family Mg chelatase-like AAA ATPase, whose amino-acid sequence is MLGRVLSVGVFGIDGYLVEVEFDVRQGLPAIVVVGLPDAAVKESKDRVATALKNSGYRWPGDGRITINLAPADTKKEGPAFDLALALGALSATGQLLSDRLKDYAVVGELALDGSVRSVKGALAMALTAREEGLKGLVLPADNAREAAVVSGLQVVPVKALAQAVGFLAGDLEIEPSAVDLEAVFEDSRRDDVDFSDVRGQEHAKRALTVAAAGGHNVLMIGPPGAGKTMLARRLPTILPMLDIEESLETTRIYSSLGLLGRGQSIIATRPFRSPHHTTSEAGLVGGGSVPAPGEVSLAHHGVLFLDELPEFNRHTLEVLRQPLEDGFVTISRAQASLTFPAQIMLVAALNPCPCGYLTDPKRECHCTPRQVQNYMGKISGPLLDRIDIHLDVPSVPYRELRAKSDGSTSAQMREQVSRARAVQSRRFGGDARMTNARMSHRQVKKFCALDDAGESLLKQAMVEMGLSARAHDKILRTARTIADLEEAPDVTATHLAEAVQYRRLDRNLFA